One Mycolicibacterium pulveris genomic region harbors:
- a CDS encoding alpha/beta hydrolase, with protein MVRAVRTWLRRALAATAAAVVLPGLTAAVEAVPSANAFSRPGLPVEYLDVYSTAMGRNVRVQFQPGGAAAPTFQPGGGGDKAVYLLDGLRARDDYNGWDIETPAFEWFLDSGIATVMPVGGQSSFYTDWYSPSSFNNQPYTYKWETFLTSELPQWLAAHKQISTVGNGVVGVSMSGSAALILAAFHPAQFRYAASLSGFLNPSAPFMQQAIRVAMLDAGGYNVDNMWGAPWDGAWRRNDPIAQVGKLVANNTRLWIYCAPGGVTPVDVNADPNQVFAAHSLEAMAWKSNKDFQAAYLGAGGTNATFHFPAAGNHAWPYWGEQLQALKPDLIATLNG; from the coding sequence ATGGTAAGAGCTGTGCGAACCTGGCTTCGCCGCGCGTTGGCGGCCACGGCGGCCGCCGTCGTGCTGCCCGGCCTCACCGCCGCGGTCGAGGCGGTGCCGAGCGCGAACGCGTTCTCTCGGCCCGGCCTGCCCGTCGAGTACCTCGACGTGTACTCGACGGCGATGGGGCGCAACGTGCGTGTCCAGTTCCAGCCCGGAGGCGCGGCGGCGCCGACATTCCAGCCCGGAGGCGGCGGGGACAAGGCGGTCTATCTGCTCGACGGTCTTCGGGCCCGCGACGACTACAACGGCTGGGACATCGAAACCCCTGCGTTCGAGTGGTTTCTGGACTCCGGGATCGCCACTGTGATGCCCGTCGGCGGCCAGTCCAGCTTCTACACCGACTGGTACTCCCCGTCGAGCTTCAACAACCAGCCCTATACCTATAAATGGGAGACGTTCCTGACCAGTGAGCTGCCCCAGTGGCTGGCGGCGCACAAACAGATCTCCACCGTCGGTAACGGCGTGGTCGGGGTGTCGATGTCGGGCAGCGCGGCATTGATCCTGGCGGCCTTCCATCCGGCGCAATTCCGTTACGCCGCATCGCTGTCCGGCTTTCTGAACCCGTCGGCGCCGTTCATGCAGCAGGCCATCCGGGTGGCGATGCTCGACGCGGGCGGCTACAACGTGGACAACATGTGGGGCGCACCCTGGGATGGGGCATGGCGGCGCAACGACCCGATTGCGCAGGTCGGCAAGCTGGTCGCCAACAACACCAGGCTGTGGATCTACTGTGCGCCCGGCGGTGTCACGCCCGTCGACGTGAACGCCGACCCCAACCAGGTGTTCGCTGCTCACAGCCTGGAAGCGATGGCGTGGAAGAGCAACAAGGACTTCCAGGCGGCCTATCTGGGGGCGGGCGGCACCAACGCGACCTTCCATTTCCCGGCGGCCGGAAATCACGCGTGGCCGTACTGGGGTGAACAGCTTCAGGCGTTGAAGCCTGACCTGATCGCGACCCTCAACGGTTAA
- a CDS encoding phosphatase PAP2 family protein, with protein sequence MPDLLGGDTVAPPRGEEAVLVAVQRVLAQRPAAVTGARALSHFGEHSLGWLAVAGLGALLSPRRRRSWLVAGAGAFVAHAAAVLIKRVVRRERPHHPSIAVNVATPSRLSFPSAHATSTTAASLLLARATGLPLPAVLVPPMALSRLVLGVHYPTDVLTGIVVGAAVAEAVSTVADRMEGDR encoded by the coding sequence ATGCCTGACCTCCTGGGCGGCGACACCGTGGCACCGCCGCGCGGCGAGGAGGCCGTGCTGGTGGCGGTTCAGCGCGTGCTGGCCCAGCGTCCCGCCGCGGTGACCGGCGCGCGGGCGCTGAGCCACTTCGGGGAGCACAGCCTGGGTTGGCTGGCCGTCGCCGGGCTGGGTGCGCTGCTGTCGCCGCGCCGCCGGCGGTCCTGGCTGGTCGCGGGGGCCGGTGCATTCGTCGCGCACGCGGCGGCGGTGTTGATCAAACGCGTGGTGCGGCGCGAACGACCGCACCACCCGTCGATCGCGGTGAACGTCGCCACGCCGAGCAGGTTGAGCTTCCCGTCGGCGCACGCGACGTCCACCACTGCGGCGTCACTGCTGCTGGCCCGGGCCACCGGGCTGCCGCTGCCTGCGGTTCTGGTGCCGCCGATGGCGTTGTCGCGGTTGGTGCTCGGCGTGCATTACCCGACCGACGTGCTCACCGGCATCGTCGTCGGTGCGGCCGTCGCGGAGGCGGTCAGCACGGTCGCCGACCGAATGGAAGGGGACCGATGA
- the culp6 gene encoding carboxylesterase Culp6, whose amino-acid sequence MAKTNRRKRHRILALVAAGAVALVVVLVAVLVWVWQRAPEIPPGAVPPTTAPPGVVVPPKKPRPEFQDASCPDVQLISIPGTWESSPQMDPFNPAQFPMALLLNVTNPIRAEFDPGRVEVYTVPYTAQFHNPFSSDNQMSYNDSRAEGFHNTVKAMADMNERCPLTSYVLIGFSQGAVIAGDIASDVGNGRGPVDEDLVLGVALIADGRRQTGVGQDVGPSPGGVGAEITLDEIPLLNEFGLDMTGPRPGGFGLLNDRTYEICAHGDLICSAPKSAFNITQLPKTLEVLSGGAGQPIHAMYASPEYWNVNGMSSTQWTLNWARDVIDNAPHPKHG is encoded by the coding sequence ATGGCCAAGACCAATCGGCGGAAACGCCATCGCATCCTCGCGCTCGTCGCGGCCGGGGCGGTGGCGCTTGTGGTGGTGCTGGTCGCCGTCCTGGTGTGGGTATGGCAGCGCGCGCCGGAGATACCGCCGGGCGCCGTGCCGCCCACCACGGCGCCGCCGGGTGTGGTGGTGCCGCCGAAGAAGCCGCGCCCGGAGTTTCAGGACGCCAGCTGCCCGGACGTCCAGCTGATCTCGATTCCCGGCACCTGGGAGTCCTCACCGCAGATGGACCCCTTCAACCCGGCGCAGTTCCCGATGGCGTTGCTGCTCAACGTGACCAACCCGATCCGCGCCGAGTTCGACCCGGGCCGCGTCGAGGTGTACACCGTGCCCTACACGGCGCAGTTCCACAACCCGTTCTCGTCGGACAACCAGATGTCCTACAACGACAGCCGCGCCGAGGGTTTTCACAACACCGTGAAGGCCATGGCCGACATGAACGAGCGCTGCCCGCTGACCAGCTACGTGCTGATCGGGTTCTCGCAGGGCGCGGTGATCGCCGGTGACATCGCCAGCGACGTCGGCAACGGCCGCGGGCCGGTCGACGAGGACCTGGTGCTCGGGGTGGCCTTGATCGCCGACGGCCGCCGCCAGACCGGCGTCGGCCAGGACGTCGGCCCCAGTCCTGGAGGGGTAGGCGCCGAGATCACCCTCGACGAGATCCCGTTGCTCAACGAGTTCGGCCTGGACATGACGGGACCTCGCCCCGGCGGGTTCGGTCTGCTCAACGACCGCACCTACGAGATCTGCGCGCACGGCGACCTGATCTGCTCGGCACCGAAGTCGGCGTTCAACATCACCCAGCTGCCCAAGACGCTGGAAGTGCTCAGCGGCGGGGCCGGGCAGCCCATCCACGCGATGTACGCCTCACCGGAGTATTGGAACGTCAACGGCATGTCCTCCACGCAGTGGACCCTGAATTGGGCGCGGGATGTGATCGATAACGCTCCGCACCCGAAACATGGCTGA
- the zomB gene encoding flagellar motor control protein ZomB, with amino-acid sequence MPPFSSVDQLTLTVARAVARGPRFVYDKTVRFSLWASVLVVAALFTWGAWERRWIADDGLIVLRTVRNLLAGNGPVFNAGERVEANTSTLWTYLVYLGALIGGPVRLEYVVLVLAFVLSVAGVVLAMLGAGRLYAPSLQGRRALMLPAGVLVYIALPPARDFATSGLENGLVLAYLGLLWWMMVCWSQALHTNRPAQRPPRDGTPSIRRKPVGAAPPDPQQQHVVSGFFDGALAFVAGLSVLVRPELALIGGGALVMMLIAARDRRRRGLIVLAGGLVPVLYQIFRMGYYGLIFPGTALAKEASGSKWAQGFTYLANFNRPYLLWAPAILLAGLAAVVLVTRGRPWWTHRAPAPGYGRLARMVQSPAAVVIFFLVSGLLQALYWIRQGGDFMHGRVLLAPVFCMLLPLAVIPVVLPDTTRMARGAGYLFVGATGMLWAAVAGWALWAANSSGMGADATRVTYSGIVDERRFYSQATGHAHPLTAADYLDYPRMRAVLRALNNTPDGALLLPAGNYDQWDVVPAIPPPPDAPPEVKDQKPPHTVFFTNLGMLGMNVGLDVRVIDQIGLANPLAAHSDRLEDGRIGHDKNLFPDWAVAEGPFLKTSPWIPAYLDEDWVAQAEAALKCPATDAMLNSVRGPMGPRRFLSNLLHAYEFTQYRIDRVPLYELVRCGLEVPESTAPPYTGMPATGP; translated from the coding sequence GTGCCGCCGTTTTCCTCAGTTGACCAGCTCACCCTGACGGTCGCGCGTGCGGTGGCGCGCGGACCGCGGTTTGTCTACGACAAGACCGTCCGGTTCAGCCTGTGGGCGAGCGTGCTCGTCGTCGCCGCCTTGTTCACCTGGGGGGCCTGGGAGCGCCGCTGGATCGCCGACGACGGCCTCATCGTGCTGCGCACGGTACGAAACCTGTTGGCGGGCAACGGTCCGGTGTTCAACGCCGGCGAGCGGGTGGAGGCGAACACCTCCACTCTGTGGACGTATCTGGTCTATCTCGGCGCGCTGATCGGCGGGCCGGTGCGGCTGGAGTATGTGGTGCTCGTTCTCGCTTTCGTGCTCAGCGTGGCTGGGGTGGTACTGGCGATGCTGGGCGCCGGGCGGCTGTACGCACCGAGCCTGCAGGGGCGGCGCGCGCTGATGCTGCCCGCCGGTGTGCTCGTCTACATCGCGCTACCGCCCGCCCGCGACTTCGCCACCTCCGGTCTCGAGAACGGTTTGGTGCTGGCTTATCTGGGCCTGCTGTGGTGGATGATGGTGTGCTGGTCGCAGGCCTTGCACACCAACCGGCCGGCGCAGCGGCCGCCGCGTGACGGGACACCGAGCATTCGCAGAAAACCGGTCGGTGCGGCACCTCCCGACCCGCAGCAACAGCATGTGGTCAGCGGGTTCTTCGACGGCGCACTGGCTTTCGTCGCGGGGCTGAGCGTGCTGGTGCGGCCCGAGTTGGCGCTGATCGGCGGCGGCGCGCTGGTGATGATGCTGATCGCTGCCCGCGACCGGCGCCGCCGCGGGCTGATCGTGCTCGCAGGCGGCCTTGTCCCGGTGCTCTACCAGATCTTCCGAATGGGCTACTACGGGTTGATCTTCCCGGGTACCGCGCTGGCCAAAGAGGCGTCGGGATCGAAATGGGCGCAAGGGTTCACGTATCTGGCCAACTTCAACCGCCCCTATCTGCTGTGGGCGCCTGCGATCCTGCTCGCCGGACTGGCGGCGGTGGTCCTGGTGACCCGCGGGCGGCCGTGGTGGACACATCGCGCCCCCGCGCCCGGCTACGGTCGGCTGGCCCGGATGGTGCAAAGCCCCGCAGCGGTGGTGATCTTCTTCCTCGTCAGCGGTCTGCTGCAGGCGCTGTACTGGATCCGCCAGGGCGGCGACTTCATGCACGGCCGGGTGTTGCTCGCACCCGTGTTCTGCATGCTGCTGCCGCTGGCGGTGATCCCGGTCGTGTTGCCCGACACGACCCGAATGGCCCGCGGCGCAGGGTATCTGTTCGTTGGCGCCACCGGGATGCTGTGGGCCGCGGTCGCCGGTTGGGCACTGTGGGCGGCCAACTCCAGCGGGATGGGCGCCGACGCGACCCGGGTCACCTACTCCGGCATCGTCGACGAGCGGCGGTTCTACAGCCAGGCCACCGGCCATGCGCATCCGCTCACCGCCGCCGACTATCTCGACTATCCGCGAATGCGGGCGGTGCTGCGGGCGCTGAACAACACGCCCGACGGTGCTCTGCTGCTGCCCGCCGGTAACTACGACCAGTGGGATGTGGTGCCCGCGATACCGCCGCCGCCGGATGCCCCACCCGAGGTGAAGGACCAAAAGCCGCCCCACACAGTCTTTTTCACCAACCTCGGCATGCTCGGCATGAATGTCGGCCTCGATGTGCGCGTCATCGACCAAATCGGTCTGGCGAATCCGCTGGCCGCGCACTCTGACCGGCTCGAAGACGGTCGCATCGGCCACGACAAGAACCTGTTCCCGGATTGGGCGGTGGCCGAGGGGCCGTTCCTGAAGACGTCGCCGTGGATTCCGGCTTACCTCGACGAGGACTGGGTGGCCCAGGCCGAGGCGGCGCTGAAATGTCCCGCCACCGACGCGATGCTGAACTCGGTCCGCGGGCCGATGGGGCCGCGGCGCTTCCTGTCGAACTTGCTGCACGCCTACGAGTTCACGCAGTACCGGATCGATCGGGTGCCGCTCTATGAGCTGGTCCGATGTGGGCTGGAGGTGCCCGAATCCACTGCGCCCCCTTACACTGGCATGCCGGCAACCGGGCCCTAG
- a CDS encoding DUF732 domain-containing protein, with translation MQQAGWRTVGAAQVLLASATVLMTGCSGDGVLALSQPDPETATVHGHAGTAAPGPPAAGGKSNALVVTERQRAYLDALTAAGVKPSSDLMALNIGSYVCQARAAKHGEQAVWDIVHPLVRSDAGSDQLAATPPSAAEIDAATADYIRIATQRLC, from the coding sequence GTGCAGCAAGCGGGATGGCGGACAGTGGGCGCAGCCCAGGTGCTTCTGGCGTCCGCGACCGTGTTGATGACCGGATGTTCGGGTGACGGCGTGCTCGCTCTCAGCCAGCCGGACCCGGAGACCGCGACGGTGCACGGCCACGCCGGTACCGCAGCGCCCGGCCCGCCCGCCGCGGGTGGCAAATCCAACGCCCTGGTCGTGACCGAACGGCAACGCGCCTACCTCGACGCGCTGACCGCCGCGGGGGTGAAACCCTCCAGCGACCTGATGGCGTTGAACATCGGCTCCTATGTGTGCCAGGCGCGCGCGGCCAAGCACGGCGAGCAGGCGGTGTGGGACATCGTCCATCCGCTGGTGCGCAGCGACGCCGGCAGCGACCAGTTGGCCGCGACACCACCGTCGGCCGCGGAGATCGACGCGGCCACCGCCGACTACATTCGCATCGCGACACAACGACTCTGCTAG
- a CDS encoding alpha/beta hydrolase-fold protein, producing the protein MRGLFRGLLTAALTLGMWTAGTSAAPDARADVEMLMVPSAAMGRDIPVSFLAGGPHAVVLLDAFNAAPDVSNWVTAGNAMNTLAGQGISVVAPAGGAWSMYTNWELDGSKQWETFLADELPNWLAANKGLAPSGHGIVGAAQGGYGAMAMATFHPDRYRFAGSLSGFLTPERTGVDGAITAGLAQYGGVETRNMWGLPQLGRWKWHSPNAHVQLLADNNTRLWVFSPPAGGCTDPAAMIGYCDIAQGTNREFYQHYRSVGGKNGHFDFPTSGNHDWGNWSAQLAAMTGELVTTIR; encoded by the coding sequence ATGCGTGGATTGTTCCGAGGACTCCTGACGGCGGCGCTGACACTGGGCATGTGGACCGCCGGTACCTCCGCGGCACCGGACGCCAGAGCCGATGTCGAGATGCTGATGGTGCCGTCGGCGGCGATGGGTCGCGATATCCCGGTCTCGTTCCTGGCAGGCGGCCCGCACGCCGTGGTCCTGCTCGACGCCTTCAACGCCGCGCCCGACGTGAGCAACTGGGTGACGGCAGGCAACGCCATGAACACCCTGGCGGGCCAGGGCATCTCGGTGGTCGCTCCGGCCGGCGGCGCGTGGAGCATGTACACCAACTGGGAGCTGGACGGCAGCAAGCAGTGGGAGACGTTCCTGGCCGATGAGCTACCGAACTGGCTGGCCGCCAACAAGGGCCTCGCGCCAAGCGGACACGGCATCGTCGGCGCCGCCCAAGGGGGCTACGGCGCGATGGCGATGGCCACGTTCCATCCGGACCGTTACCGCTTCGCCGGTTCCTTGTCGGGCTTTCTGACCCCGGAACGGACCGGCGTCGACGGCGCGATCACCGCCGGCCTGGCGCAGTACGGCGGCGTCGAAACCCGCAACATGTGGGGCTTGCCACAGTTGGGCCGGTGGAAGTGGCATTCGCCAAACGCGCACGTGCAGCTGCTCGCCGACAACAACACCCGGCTGTGGGTGTTCAGCCCACCTGCCGGTGGATGCACCGATCCGGCCGCGATGATCGGCTACTGCGACATCGCGCAGGGCACCAACCGCGAGTTCTACCAGCACTATCGCTCGGTGGGCGGCAAGAACGGGCACTTCGACTTCCCGACCTCCGGCAACCACGACTGGGGCAACTGGAGCGCACAGCTGGCCGCGATGACCGGCGAATTGGTCACCACGATCAGGTAG
- a CDS encoding decaprenyl-phosphate phosphoribosyltransferase: protein MSISKESSAGGAPQYSDDPTPGKGPPRNVVTGLVKATRPRQWVKNVLVFAAPIAALGDDRYAYDYREVLIRVLLAFAVFSLAASAVYLINDARDVEADRAHPTKRYRPIAAGVVPEWLAYALAVALVAGSLAISWMVTPNLALVMAIYVGIQLAYCFGLKHQPVIDICIVSSGFLIRAIAGGVAADVPLSQWFLLMMAFGSLFMAAGKRYAELQLAERTGAKIRKSLESYTSSYLRFVWTLSATALVLCYGLWAFERDGTGGTSWFVVSMIPFTIAILRYAVDVDGGLAGEPEEIALKDRVLQLLAVAWIGTLGAAVFLS from the coding sequence ATGAGCATCTCGAAGGAAAGCAGCGCAGGGGGCGCACCGCAGTACAGCGACGACCCCACCCCGGGCAAGGGCCCGCCGCGCAACGTCGTCACCGGCCTCGTCAAGGCCACCCGGCCTCGGCAGTGGGTGAAGAACGTTCTGGTTTTCGCCGCGCCGATCGCGGCTCTCGGCGACGACCGGTACGCATACGACTACCGCGAAGTCCTGATCCGGGTCCTGTTGGCGTTCGCGGTCTTCAGCCTGGCCGCGTCCGCGGTCTATCTCATCAACGACGCCCGCGACGTGGAAGCCGACCGGGCGCATCCGACCAAGCGGTACCGCCCGATCGCGGCAGGCGTGGTGCCCGAATGGTTGGCCTACGCGCTCGCGGTGGCACTGGTCGCGGGGTCGCTGGCCATCTCCTGGATGGTGACGCCCAATCTGGCGCTGGTGATGGCGATCTACGTCGGCATCCAGCTGGCCTACTGCTTCGGTCTCAAGCACCAGCCGGTCATCGACATCTGCATCGTGTCGTCCGGCTTTCTGATCCGGGCCATCGCAGGCGGTGTCGCCGCGGATGTGCCGTTATCGCAATGGTTCTTGCTGATGATGGCGTTCGGCTCGCTGTTCATGGCGGCCGGCAAGCGCTACGCCGAGCTGCAGCTCGCCGAGCGCACCGGCGCCAAGATCCGGAAGTCACTGGAAAGCTACACCAGTTCCTATCTGCGGTTCGTGTGGACCTTGTCGGCGACCGCGCTGGTGTTGTGTTACGGGTTGTGGGCCTTCGAGCGGGACGGCACCGGCGGAACATCGTGGTTCGTCGTGTCGATGATTCCGTTCACGATCGCGATCCTGCGCTATGCCGTCGACGTCGACGGCGGTCTTGCCGGTGAGCCAGAGGAGATCGCGTTGAAGGACCGGGTGTTGCAGCTGCTGGCCGTCGCGTGGATCGGAACCCTCGGTGCCGCCGTTTTCCTCAGTTGA
- a CDS encoding glycosyltransferase — MSDIPSGALESGESRAVSLLARIISPRSGEPLDVRKLYIEESTTNSRRAHAPSRTSLEIGAESEVSFATYFNAFPASYWRRWSTLDTVVLRLELTGSGRVDVYRSKATGARITVGGAPFSGEPAAVEFEIDLSPFEDGGWIWFDITTNSNTTLHSAGWYASKPAPGRANIAVGIPTFNRPADCVNALAALTADPLVDEVIGAVIVSDQGTKKAKDHPGFEAAAAALGNRLSIHNQPNLGGSGGYSRVMYEALKNTDCEQILFMDDDIRIEPDSILRALAMNRFAKAPTLVGGQMLNLQEPSHLHVMGEMVAQENFMWTNAVNTEYDHNFAKFPLSDEEEPRSKLLHRRIDVDYNGWWMCMIPRQVAEELGQPLPLFIKWDDADYGLRAAEHGYGTVTLPGAAIWHMAWSDKDDAIDWQAYFHLRNRLVVAALHWDGNIRGLLASHFKATMKHLLCLEYSTVAIQNKAMDDFLAGPEHLFSILESALPDVRKMRQHFPDAVVLPGATALPPPSDKLRKKVKIPTNPVAISTRLARGVVHQLKPHDPEHHRRPQINVATQDARWFSLCVVDGVTVTTADGRGVVYRQRDRAKMFALLRQSLRRQLQIARKFDRMRKVYRDALPMLTSKEKWESVLLETSPHA; from the coding sequence ATGAGTGACATTCCGTCCGGCGCGCTCGAGTCCGGAGAATCCAGGGCCGTCAGCCTGCTGGCGCGCATCATCTCGCCGCGCTCGGGTGAACCGCTCGACGTCCGCAAGCTCTATATAGAGGAATCGACCACGAATTCGCGTCGCGCACACGCGCCGAGTCGCACCAGTCTGGAGATCGGTGCCGAATCGGAGGTGTCGTTCGCGACGTACTTCAACGCGTTTCCGGCCAGTTACTGGCGGCGGTGGTCGACGCTGGACACGGTGGTGTTGCGCCTCGAGTTGACCGGTAGCGGGCGGGTGGACGTGTATCGCTCGAAGGCCACCGGCGCCCGGATCACCGTGGGCGGTGCGCCGTTCAGCGGCGAACCCGCCGCCGTCGAGTTCGAGATCGACCTGTCCCCGTTCGAGGACGGCGGCTGGATCTGGTTCGACATCACCACCAACAGCAACACCACGTTGCACAGCGCGGGGTGGTATGCCTCGAAGCCCGCGCCGGGCCGCGCCAACATCGCGGTCGGCATCCCGACGTTCAACCGGCCCGCCGACTGCGTCAACGCGCTGGCCGCGCTGACGGCGGATCCGTTGGTGGACGAGGTGATCGGCGCAGTCATCGTCTCCGACCAGGGCACCAAGAAGGCCAAGGACCATCCGGGGTTCGAAGCTGCGGCCGCGGCGCTTGGCAACCGGCTCTCGATCCACAACCAGCCGAACCTCGGCGGCTCCGGGGGCTACAGCCGGGTGATGTATGAGGCGCTGAAAAACACCGACTGCGAACAGATCCTGTTCATGGACGACGACATCCGCATCGAGCCGGACTCGATCCTGCGGGCCTTGGCGATGAACCGGTTCGCCAAGGCGCCCACCCTGGTCGGTGGCCAGATGCTCAACCTGCAGGAGCCCTCCCATCTGCATGTGATGGGGGAGATGGTCGCCCAAGAGAACTTCATGTGGACCAACGCCGTCAACACCGAGTACGACCACAACTTCGCGAAGTTCCCGCTCAGCGACGAAGAGGAGCCGCGAAGCAAGCTGCTGCACCGCCGCATCGACGTCGACTACAACGGCTGGTGGATGTGCATGATCCCGCGCCAGGTCGCCGAGGAACTCGGTCAGCCGCTGCCGTTGTTCATCAAGTGGGACGACGCCGACTACGGGTTGCGCGCGGCCGAGCACGGCTACGGCACCGTGACCCTGCCCGGGGCGGCGATCTGGCACATGGCGTGGAGCGACAAGGACGACGCCATCGACTGGCAGGCGTACTTCCACCTGCGCAACCGGCTGGTGGTCGCGGCCCTGCACTGGGACGGCAACATCCGCGGCCTGCTGGCCAGCCACTTCAAGGCGACCATGAAACACCTTCTGTGCCTTGAATACTCGACCGTTGCCATCCAGAACAAGGCGATGGACGATTTTCTGGCCGGCCCCGAGCACCTCTTCTCGATCCTGGAGTCGGCGCTGCCGGACGTGCGCAAGATGCGTCAGCATTTCCCCGATGCGGTGGTGCTGCCCGGCGCCACCGCGCTTCCGCCGCCGTCGGACAAGCTGCGCAAGAAAGTGAAGATCCCCACCAACCCGGTGGCGATCTCCACGCGGCTGGCTCGGGGCGTGGTTCACCAGCTCAAACCGCACGATCCAGAACACCACCGGCGCCCGCAGATCAACGTCGCCACGCAGGACGCCAGGTGGTTCTCGCTGTGTGTGGTCGACGGGGTCACCGTGACCACCGCCGACGGCCGCGGCGTGGTGTATCGCCAGCGTGACCGCGCGAAAATGTTTGCCCTGCTTCGTCAGTCGCTGCGGCGCCAACTTCAGATCGCCCGCAAGTTCGACCGCATGCGCAAGGTTTACCGCGACGCCCTGCCGATGCTCACAAGCAAGGAGAAGTGGGAGTCGGTGCTGCTCGAGACGTCGCCGCATGCCTGA
- a CDS encoding esterase family protein: MKFVGKIRRAARTLPRRLTVAALAAAVLPGFVSAVGGSATAEAFSRPGLPVEYLMVPSAGMGRDIKVQFQNGGPNAPGVYLLDGLRARDDFNGWDIETAAFEWYLDSGLAVIMPVGGQSSFYSDWYKPACGDNGCQTYKWETFLTQELPAYLAANKSVDPNRNAAVGLSMAGSAALTLAIYYPQQFQYAASLSGFLNLSEGWWPMLVNMSMGDAGGYDANDMWGRTEDPNNAWERNDPMVNIDKLVANNTRIWVFCGNGKPAEINGRLAGDNFNAKFLESFTLRTNETFQEEYLAAGGKNGVFNFPSGGTHDWPYWGQQVQQMKPDIQRVLGATPQPTTPVATEAAPEAAAAETGN, encoded by the coding sequence ATGAAGTTCGTTGGCAAGATCCGGCGTGCGGCGAGGACCCTGCCGCGCCGGCTCACGGTTGCAGCACTCGCGGCGGCCGTGTTGCCCGGTTTCGTCAGCGCCGTCGGAGGCTCGGCGACCGCCGAGGCCTTCTCTCGTCCGGGGTTGCCGGTCGAGTACCTGATGGTTCCGTCCGCGGGGATGGGACGCGACATCAAGGTGCAGTTCCAAAACGGCGGCCCCAACGCGCCGGGGGTCTACCTGCTCGACGGGCTGCGCGCCCGCGACGACTTCAACGGCTGGGACATCGAGACCGCCGCGTTCGAGTGGTACCTGGACTCGGGCCTGGCGGTGATCATGCCCGTCGGTGGCCAGTCCAGCTTCTACAGCGACTGGTACAAGCCGGCTTGCGGCGACAACGGTTGCCAGACCTACAAGTGGGAGACGTTCCTGACCCAGGAGCTGCCCGCCTATCTGGCCGCCAACAAGAGCGTGGACCCCAACCGCAACGCGGCGGTGGGCCTGTCGATGGCCGGCTCGGCGGCGCTGACGCTGGCGATCTACTACCCGCAGCAGTTCCAGTACGCGGCGTCGCTTTCGGGCTTCCTGAACCTCTCCGAGGGCTGGTGGCCGATGCTGGTCAACATGTCGATGGGGGATGCGGGCGGCTACGACGCCAATGACATGTGGGGTCGCACCGAAGACCCGAACAACGCGTGGGAGCGCAACGACCCGATGGTCAACATCGACAAGCTGGTCGCCAACAACACCCGCATCTGGGTGTTCTGCGGTAACGGCAAGCCCGCCGAGATCAACGGTCGGCTGGCCGGCGACAACTTCAACGCGAAGTTCCTGGAGAGCTTCACGCTGCGGACCAACGAGACGTTCCAAGAGGAATATCTGGCTGCCGGCGGAAAGAACGGCGTGTTCAACTTCCCGTCGGGCGGCACCCATGACTGGCCGTACTGGGGCCAGCAGGTGCAGCAGATGAAGCCGGACATCCAGCGGGTGCTGGGTGCCACCCCGCAGCCGACCACCCCGGTCGCCACCGAGGCCGCGCCTGAGGCGGCTGCCGCGGAGACCGGCAACTAA